A single Rhodothermales bacterium DNA region contains:
- a CDS encoding HDOD domain-containing protein has translation MTESENTAKDVRPGLELSVKRAEELLKGVMIPPQPTILVNVLNERSKPDPDLERIGDIISADVALAASMLKVVNSPFFGLRRKIGSIHHAVRLLGIGNVVNIASGLMLKAAFADQRGPFMDTFWKHSARHGVVATMIARETRVSTAEDSYAAGLFADCGVPVLRRRFANYSELYAQAQIVDEFTWTEYEEEELGTNHAVVGYMMAHGWMLPDVLAQGILQHHDPVDQFHGAGFDAEPAVQLQAVLHTTLHVCRAIDGLPVSKEWEAFGDRILAFLGVDDTFVTRMVEEVQALPPEAMSHL, from the coding sequence ATGACCGAATCAGAAAACACTGCCAAAGACGTACGCCCTGGCCTGGAGCTAAGCGTCAAGAGGGCCGAGGAGCTGCTCAAGGGAGTCATGATCCCGCCGCAGCCGACCATCCTCGTCAACGTATTGAACGAGCGTTCCAAGCCCGATCCTGACCTGGAGCGCATCGGCGACATTATTTCCGCCGACGTGGCCCTGGCCGCCTCCATGCTGAAGGTTGTGAACTCACCCTTCTTCGGCCTGCGCCGCAAGATTGGATCCATCCACCACGCCGTTCGCCTGCTCGGCATCGGCAACGTGGTCAACATTGCGTCCGGACTGATGCTGAAAGCGGCATTTGCTGATCAGCGCGGTCCGTTCATGGACACCTTCTGGAAGCATTCCGCGCGCCACGGTGTCGTCGCAACGATGATCGCCCGCGAAACGCGCGTTTCGACTGCCGAAGATTCCTACGCCGCCGGCCTGTTCGCCGATTGTGGCGTGCCCGTGCTGCGTCGCCGCTTCGCCAACTACAGCGAACTGTACGCCCAGGCTCAGATCGTGGACGAGTTCACCTGGACCGAGTACGAGGAAGAAGAGCTCGGTACCAATCACGCCGTAGTCGGCTACATGATGGCCCATGGCTGGATGCTGCCAGATGTTCTGGCTCAGGGCATCCTCCAGCACCACGACCCGGTCGACCAGTTTCATGGCGCCGGATTCGACGCGGAGCCGGCCGTGCAGCTGCAGGCAGTCCTGCACACCACGCTCCACGTCTGCCGCGCAATCGACGGCCTGCCGGTGAGCAAGGAGTGGGAGGCGTTCGGAGACCGCATTCTTGCGTTCCTGGGCGTCGACGACACCTTCGTGACCCGCATGGTGGAAGAAGTTCAGGCCCTTCCGCCAGAGGCCATGTCGCACCTCTAG
- the folB gene encoding dihydroneopterin aldolase, with protein MSKGVVRLKNAVFYAHHGVMQEEHRVGGRYEVDVAMELDFSEAAETDALDKTVDYELVYSVVRQVVTENKFYLIERLAYLIAHQVMADSALLSAVEVTVRKANPPVGGPCDCAEAVYRCDSRPI; from the coding sequence ATGTCCAAGGGCGTCGTCCGACTAAAAAATGCCGTCTTCTACGCCCATCACGGGGTGATGCAGGAAGAGCATCGCGTGGGTGGCCGCTACGAGGTGGATGTGGCCATGGAGCTCGACTTCTCGGAAGCCGCAGAGACCGACGCGCTCGACAAAACCGTTGACTACGAGTTGGTGTATTCGGTTGTGCGACAGGTGGTTACGGAAAACAAGTTTTATCTCATCGAACGCCTCGCGTATCTGATTGCGCATCAGGTGATGGCAGACTCGGCGCTGCTCTCGGCCGTCGAAGTGACGGTCAGGAAAGCGAACCCGCCGGTCGGCGGACCGTGCGATTGCGCGGAAGCGGTTTACCGATGTGATTCTCGGCCGATATAG
- a CDS encoding carbohydrate kinase family protein: MRIVVAGSIAYDYLMRFPGRFTDHLIPDKLETVSLSFLVDSMVRQRGGVAPNIAYTLRLLGGNPIIFGTVGQDFGDYRAWLEKHGISTEHIIEIEDDFTASFFVSTDQAQNQIANFYTGAMAHSKRFALKDRGLTDADMVVVSPSDPEAMMNLASEARDTGIPFLYDPSQQTARLSGEDLKKSIPGAAYLFVNEYELAVILKKTGWTVDRLRDAVEHLVVTEGEKGSTIHSRVGETRIPTARPDTIVEPTGAGDAYRGGFLAALSADLPHEIAGRVGALCSTYVLEQLGTANHRFDMDQFSERYESNFGHEPGLDRLRERVTATAAS; encoded by the coding sequence ATGCGCATTGTTGTCGCCGGCTCGATTGCCTACGACTACCTCATGCGGTTTCCAGGCCGCTTTACCGACCACCTGATTCCCGACAAGCTGGAGACGGTCAGTCTCAGCTTTCTGGTAGACAGCATGGTGCGTCAGCGCGGTGGCGTGGCACCGAACATTGCGTACACGCTGCGGCTGCTCGGGGGCAATCCGATCATTTTCGGGACCGTCGGCCAGGACTTCGGCGACTATCGGGCCTGGCTGGAGAAGCACGGGATCTCGACCGAGCACATCATCGAGATCGAGGACGACTTTACAGCCAGTTTCTTCGTCTCGACCGATCAGGCACAGAACCAGATTGCCAACTTCTACACGGGTGCCATGGCGCACTCGAAGCGGTTTGCGCTGAAGGATCGTGGGCTGACGGATGCCGACATGGTGGTGGTCAGCCCTTCCGATCCGGAGGCGATGATGAACCTGGCGTCGGAGGCCCGCGATACGGGAATCCCGTTTTTGTACGATCCCAGCCAGCAGACCGCGCGCCTCTCCGGGGAGGATCTGAAAAAGAGTATTCCGGGTGCGGCATATCTCTTTGTCAACGAGTACGAATTGGCGGTCATTCTCAAGAAGACCGGCTGGACCGTGGATCGCCTGCGCGACGCCGTGGAGCATCTGGTGGTTACCGAGGGCGAAAAGGGGAGCACGATCCACTCGCGAGTGGGTGAAACGCGCATTCCAACGGCAAGGCCGGACACAATCGTCGAACCGACCGGAGCGGGCGATGCCTATCGCGGCGGTTTCCTCGCGGCGCTGAGCGCCGACCTGCCTCACGAGATTGCCGGCAGAGTGGGCGCGCTATGCAGCACCTACGTGCTGGAGCAGTTGGGAACGGCGAATCACCGGTTCGACATGGACCAGTTTTCCGAACGCTACGAAAGCAACTTCGGACACGAGCCGGGCCTGGATCGTCTGCGGGAGCGGGTGACGGCGACGGCCGCCAGCTGA
- a CDS encoding tetratricopeptide repeat protein has product MRPLLLATLLALTSAPLAAQPAAPNENEAFAQALRAFEEARFISAADRFARFDDRYSGSDLLPDALYYRGAALLAGGQEGQAIEVLSDFERRYPAHPRAYEARLALGRHYFENGQAREAIATLSAVLDAEPPEELAARALYWMGDAARQLRDTDAALNYYLRASDYRQTETAPAALYARGYLFIEQERYEEGAEAFELLAARHPDSEFSLSVGLALAEVYYELGDYLRTVEEIRARLPRLEEDFRDRAHFLLAESYNQLRDSENAIVYYQRFTEENPDSPFYRRARFGLGWNYHYQEAYQWASEEFAAVQDGSGDELDRDALYYEAVNLKLSAQPREAVDRFAAYARRYPGGELADHARFEQALTLYALRDWTGARDAFRQLIRDHGDSQLLGQGFMHLGNTLIATGHFDGALSAFNEAIDRNAASQEVRDEVVFQKAWLLYRNGRYEQATGAFSQLLDESPSGARAAESLFWMAESNFQLGNFSRSAELFRRYLREHPGGVHVEAAHYALGWSYFRQARYQDAIPQFEAFLRQHQGGSETIPYAADARLRLADSHFALKQYPQAIRVYGRLASDGDDYSLYQIGQAYANAGDPLEAISTFRQLLQSFPNSEWREESRYQLGYLYFLNQEYDQAIATFEELIRAHGLDPLAAKAQYGIGDAHFNAGRLDASVAAYLTVLERYASSPFATDAARGIQFALVASGDDERSSAIIDSFAVANPQSPLLDELRFRQAEVRYQSGQPDAALNDLLAFIRSAQDTRLLSEAYYYLGSIYSEQGQGTEAETYLREIMTRYPDSPRRVDAALQLGRIYLERGSHGRAEQAFSQAAAATGQGERRAEAVYGRSMALLAQGQVSEAEALLQEIVDAAPDDAGSMPAYLGLGRIYQQRGFSDRATTYYRRAASGSRGEAGAEALFRLGSMLRTAGNARGAIEELARMPTLFAGYSEWMARGYLEQARAFEAIGDRGEAVLMYENVIDFYPERPEAETARTERAQLTGDQ; this is encoded by the coding sequence GTGCGCCCACTGCTTCTGGCCACCCTGTTGGCCCTGACTTCGGCTCCGCTCGCGGCTCAGCCCGCTGCGCCGAATGAAAACGAGGCATTCGCGCAGGCCCTGCGGGCGTTTGAGGAGGCGCGCTTCATTTCGGCGGCCGACCGGTTCGCCCGATTTGATGACCGCTATTCCGGCAGCGATCTCCTTCCGGATGCCCTGTACTATCGCGGCGCGGCGCTGCTTGCCGGAGGGCAGGAAGGTCAGGCCATCGAGGTGCTCTCCGACTTCGAACGCCGCTACCCCGCCCACCCCCGAGCCTATGAGGCCAGGCTGGCACTCGGGCGCCATTATTTCGAGAATGGGCAGGCCCGGGAGGCTATCGCGACGCTGTCGGCCGTGCTCGATGCCGAACCCCCGGAGGAACTGGCCGCCCGCGCGCTCTACTGGATGGGCGATGCGGCCCGGCAGCTACGCGACACGGACGCCGCGCTCAACTACTACCTGCGCGCTTCGGACTACCGGCAGACGGAGACCGCGCCGGCCGCGCTGTATGCGCGAGGGTACCTGTTCATTGAGCAGGAGCGCTACGAAGAGGGCGCCGAAGCGTTCGAGCTACTTGCTGCACGCCACCCTGACTCCGAATTCTCGCTTTCGGTGGGACTTGCGTTGGCCGAGGTCTACTACGAGCTGGGCGACTACCTGCGCACCGTGGAGGAGATTCGCGCACGTCTGCCCCGACTGGAGGAGGACTTCCGCGACCGCGCACATTTCCTGCTGGCCGAGTCCTACAACCAGCTCCGGGACTCCGAAAACGCCATCGTCTATTACCAGCGGTTCACTGAAGAGAATCCCGACAGCCCGTTCTACCGGCGCGCGCGGTTCGGCCTCGGCTGGAATTACCACTATCAGGAGGCCTATCAGTGGGCCTCCGAGGAATTCGCGGCCGTGCAGGACGGCTCCGGCGACGAGCTGGACCGGGACGCGTTGTACTACGAAGCGGTAAACCTCAAACTCTCCGCTCAGCCGCGCGAGGCTGTGGACCGGTTTGCCGCCTATGCCCGCCGCTACCCGGGCGGTGAACTCGCGGATCATGCACGGTTTGAGCAGGCGCTGACGCTGTACGCCCTGAGAGACTGGACCGGAGCCCGGGACGCGTTTCGGCAACTGATCCGCGATCATGGCGATTCGCAACTGCTCGGCCAGGGCTTCATGCATCTTGGCAACACGCTGATCGCCACGGGCCACTTTGACGGAGCGCTGAGCGCGTTCAACGAGGCCATCGACCGGAATGCAGCGTCCCAGGAGGTGCGCGACGAGGTGGTCTTTCAGAAGGCCTGGCTGCTCTATCGCAACGGCCGATACGAGCAGGCCACAGGCGCATTTTCGCAGTTGCTGGATGAGTCGCCGTCTGGCGCCCGAGCCGCCGAATCGCTGTTCTGGATGGCCGAGAGCAATTTTCAGCTCGGCAACTTCTCACGCTCGGCGGAGCTCTTTCGACGCTACCTCAGGGAGCATCCGGGCGGCGTGCATGTGGAGGCGGCTCACTACGCGCTTGGCTGGAGCTACTTCCGGCAGGCCCGCTATCAGGACGCCATTCCACAGTTCGAAGCGTTCCTGCGACAGCATCAGGGCGGCTCGGAGACCATTCCCTACGCCGCAGACGCTCGGCTGCGCCTGGCGGACTCCCATTTTGCACTGAAGCAGTACCCGCAGGCCATCCGGGTGTACGGGCGACTCGCATCAGACGGGGACGACTACTCGCTGTACCAGATCGGGCAGGCCTACGCCAACGCAGGTGACCCACTTGAGGCCATTTCGACCTTTCGGCAGCTGCTGCAAAGCTTCCCGAACAGCGAATGGCGGGAGGAGTCGCGCTATCAGCTTGGCTACCTGTACTTCCTGAACCAGGAGTATGACCAGGCCATCGCCACGTTTGAGGAGCTTATCCGGGCGCACGGGCTCGACCCGCTGGCGGCCAAAGCCCAGTACGGTATTGGCGATGCGCATTTCAACGCCGGGCGCCTCGATGCTTCTGTGGCCGCCTACCTGACGGTGCTCGAGCGGTACGCAAGCAGTCCGTTTGCAACCGATGCGGCCCGCGGAATCCAGTTCGCTCTGGTTGCATCGGGGGACGATGAGCGCTCATCGGCCATTATCGACTCGTTTGCGGTGGCCAACCCACAGTCTCCACTTCTGGACGAATTGCGATTCCGGCAGGCAGAAGTCCGCTACCAGAGCGGCCAGCCGGACGCGGCCCTCAATGACCTGCTGGCATTCATCCGCTCCGCCCAGGACACCCGGCTGTTGTCGGAGGCCTACTACTACCTCGGCAGCATCTATTCCGAACAGGGACAGGGCACCGAGGCCGAGACCTATCTTCGGGAAATCATGACCCGCTATCCGGATTCGCCGCGGCGGGTAGATGCCGCGCTGCAACTGGGGCGGATTTACCTCGAACGCGGATCGCATGGCCGCGCGGAGCAGGCCTTCTCCCAGGCCGCCGCAGCCACCGGGCAGGGCGAACGACGCGCCGAAGCCGTCTACGGACGCTCCATGGCGCTCCTGGCCCAGGGCCAGGTTTCGGAGGCGGAAGCCCTGCTTCAGGAGATTGTCGATGCGGCCCCGGATGATGCAGGCTCGATGCCTGCCTACCTGGGCCTGGGCAGGATCTACCAACAGCGCGGATTTTCGGACCGCGCGACCACCTACTACCGTCGTGCCGCGTCCGGATCGCGCGGCGAAGCCGGTGCAGAGGCCCTGTTCCGATTGGGTTCAATGCTGCGCACGGCCGGCAACGCACGGGGCGCCATCGAGGAACTGGCACGCATGCCGACCCTGTTCGCCGGGTACTCAGAGTGGATGGCTCGCGGCTACCTGGAGCAGGCCCGCGCGTTTGAGGCCATCGGCGATCGAGGCGAAGCCGTGCTCATGTACGAAAACGTCATCGACTTCTATCCGGAGCGCCCTGAAGCAGAAACCGCCCGCACTGAACGGGCTCAACTCACCGGAGACCAGTGA
- a CDS encoding TonB-dependent receptor — MRSVFLILALVLLLPATAEAQALPDLAPREVEIQGELTIAFPSLRRQPLVGFNPPPRVPEIDLRRMPFVEAYKQDGADLPQNPLANPTTPRALPRAEGDGFTGTFETGFGRYSARYALLEASLYASSTARWTVDGSYDGQTSYAPFGMDAGADGIRGGTAYTTSGEGLSFGIEGRGASESYNMYGADTAGGSSLANPERTRSDLSGSLWVGSGSASRMGYRLEAEAFSGQTETAAFVDRTDDSAKRTDSGFAGSASLSAGSFRLDANGGTLRLDGEDGVQHFDAGAGLRLRIGSGAMLFIGGRALGFEAQAVANGSHRRALTYASPLAVLEAELAPNIRLEVTQRPSLSDVRPGRVLAEAPFLLDEFHVEPVVFPVDVKARVRGFFGDLQLSGVATYRESPNWRVYEHAPSNYAGYARGLTRVRHTAARTLSVGAEARLSPSPGVETRLGARVQDGRMTDLEQDLPYFASWTVDGMVSVAFSQRKGLLQATTEVFGPRSGDAAGTLDVPTYADLDLRLSYSVRGNALIALELRNLLGETPVWYNYPEPPATVLFGVGWRW; from the coding sequence ATGCGCAGCGTTTTTCTGATTCTCGCTCTGGTGTTGCTTCTTCCCGCTACAGCGGAAGCCCAGGCCCTGCCGGATCTCGCCCCTCGCGAGGTCGAAATTCAGGGTGAACTGACCATCGCATTCCCCTCACTCCGCCGCCAGCCACTGGTAGGCTTCAACCCGCCTCCGCGCGTTCCGGAGATTGATCTGCGACGCATGCCGTTTGTAGAGGCGTACAAGCAGGACGGGGCGGACCTGCCTCAGAATCCCCTCGCCAATCCCACGACGCCGCGTGCCTTGCCGCGCGCCGAGGGAGACGGCTTCACGGGCACGTTTGAGACCGGGTTCGGGCGCTACTCGGCCCGCTACGCCCTGCTGGAAGCGTCCCTGTACGCCAGTTCGACGGCGCGCTGGACGGTCGATGGGTCCTACGACGGCCAGACCAGCTACGCACCGTTCGGGATGGACGCAGGGGCAGACGGCATTCGGGGAGGCACCGCCTACACCACGTCCGGAGAAGGCCTGTCCTTCGGCATTGAAGGTCGGGGGGCGTCGGAATCCTACAATATGTATGGTGCGGATACCGCTGGTGGAAGCTCGTTGGCCAATCCCGAGCGCACTCGGTCGGATCTCTCCGGTTCACTGTGGGTCGGGTCTGGAAGCGCGTCCCGGATGGGCTATCGGCTTGAAGCGGAGGCCTTTTCAGGCCAGACCGAAACCGCAGCCTTTGTCGATCGCACCGACGACAGCGCCAAGCGCACGGATTCCGGATTCGCCGGCAGCGCCAGCCTGAGCGCCGGCTCGTTCCGGCTGGACGCCAACGGCGGCACCCTGCGTCTGGATGGCGAGGATGGCGTGCAGCACTTTGACGCCGGTGCCGGATTGCGTCTTCGCATTGGGTCCGGAGCCATGCTCTTCATCGGGGGCCGGGCGCTTGGATTTGAGGCCCAGGCCGTGGCCAACGGCAGTCACCGGAGGGCGCTCACGTACGCCAGCCCGTTGGCCGTGCTGGAGGCCGAACTGGCTCCCAACATTCGACTGGAAGTCACGCAGCGCCCATCGCTTTCCGATGTGCGTCCGGGCCGTGTGCTTGCTGAAGCACCGTTTCTCCTGGACGAGTTTCACGTCGAGCCGGTGGTATTTCCGGTTGACGTAAAGGCCCGGGTTCGCGGGTTCTTCGGGGACCTGCAGCTTTCGGGCGTAGCCACGTATCGGGAATCACCGAACTGGCGCGTGTACGAGCACGCGCCGAGCAACTACGCCGGCTACGCACGCGGCCTGACGCGGGTGCGCCACACAGCGGCACGTACGCTCAGTGTAGGCGCCGAGGCCCGGTTGTCGCCATCGCCGGGTGTGGAAACTCGCCTGGGTGCCCGTGTGCAGGATGGCCGCATGACGGATCTGGAGCAGGATCTGCCGTATTTCGCCAGCTGGACCGTGGACGGCATGGTCTCTGTCGCCTTCTCGCAGAGGAAGGGGTTGCTGCAGGCTACCACGGAGGTCTTCGGACCTCGCTCTGGCGATGCGGCCGGCACCCTGGACGTTCCCACCTACGCGGATCTGGACCTCAGGCTGTCATACTCCGTGCGCGGCAACGCGCTCATCGCCCTTGAACTCCGTAATCTGCTCGGAGAGACGCCCGTCTGGTACAACTATCCGGAGCCTCCGGCCACCGTGCTTTTCGGAGTCGGATGGCGCTGGTAG
- a CDS encoding SPOR domain-containing protein → MKNDLIREMAERLGRTGPDVEKALAAFAAAVADRLESEGEANLAGLGTLRKIGDSYSFEASDALSQAVDYRWMGSNAPVAAGSDGGGGLDPELVAPAADELSIRKASWAPIDLDPTAVEAPAGRATKPSAPQPPPSVPHPAAHRPAPAAHATAPDTQVPPTPAPPPVPSVPEPPPADSFAPPNTEDVSPLVDDLTYETLHQSSVPPSAPPPSRKPRQRAAAAPNRTPLLVGIVVVVLLAAAGLAWWQNQDSDFDPDDPDLVQNVEPEATAAEDSSAAVPAGAVDGGESPPAEDPGSTPAAPASIQPNSAGYTLIVGSSLSQAAAQRQADGFRSLGLPVGVLSYADGDGQTRHRIAVGEFASAAEADNARRSMSGLPDGTWVRRIRP, encoded by the coding sequence ATGAAGAATGACCTGATCCGGGAAATGGCGGAGCGGCTCGGCCGCACCGGTCCCGATGTCGAGAAGGCGCTGGCCGCCTTTGCCGCTGCTGTTGCCGACCGACTGGAGTCCGAAGGAGAGGCCAACCTGGCCGGCCTCGGTACCCTGCGCAAAATCGGGGATTCCTATTCATTCGAGGCGAGCGATGCGCTCTCGCAGGCGGTCGACTACCGGTGGATGGGCTCGAACGCTCCGGTTGCCGCGGGGTCGGACGGCGGTGGTGGTCTGGATCCCGAGCTGGTTGCTCCCGCGGCTGACGAACTCTCGATCCGCAAAGCGAGTTGGGCGCCCATTGATCTGGATCCGACCGCGGTGGAGGCGCCGGCTGGTCGGGCGACCAAGCCGTCGGCGCCACAGCCACCACCGTCGGTGCCGCATCCCGCTGCACACCGTCCCGCTCCGGCCGCGCACGCTACCGCTCCTGACACCCAGGTGCCGCCGACTCCTGCCCCGCCGCCGGTCCCGTCCGTGCCCGAGCCACCGCCGGCGGACTCCTTTGCGCCCCCAAACACGGAGGACGTCTCGCCGCTGGTGGACGACCTCACCTACGAGACGCTACACCAGAGTTCCGTCCCCCCAAGTGCTCCGCCCCCTTCCCGGAAGCCGAGGCAGCGCGCTGCTGCTGCCCCGAACCGCACACCCCTCCTGGTAGGAATTGTGGTCGTGGTGCTGCTTGCCGCAGCGGGGCTCGCCTGGTGGCAGAATCAGGACTCCGATTTCGACCCGGACGACCCGGACCTGGTGCAGAATGTTGAGCCGGAGGCGACTGCGGCGGAGGACTCGAGCGCGGCCGTGCCCGCCGGCGCGGTGGATGGCGGAGAGTCACCACCTGCAGAGGACCCCGGGTCGACCCCGGCCGCTCCCGCCAGCATCCAGCCAAATTCCGCGGGCTACACACTGATTGTCGGCTCCTCCCTCAGTCAGGCCGCGGCCCAGCGCCAGGCGGATGGATTCCGCTCGCTGGGCCTTCCGGTAGGCGTGTTGTCCTACGCCGACGGGGATGGTCAGACCCGGCACCGAATTGCCGTCGGTGAGTTTGCGTCCGCCGCCGAAGCCGACAACGCCCGGCGATCCATGTCCGGCCTGCCCGATGGCACCTGGGTACGCCGAATCCGCCCCTAG
- a CDS encoding MotA/TolQ/ExbB proton channel family protein has translation MILTFLQQVADSAAVDSTGALTGPETASRLDVILQGGWVLIPIVVLSVVTIIIFVERLIKLRRASGDPITVMDRIKDYVRTGNIEGAKAYCEAQDTPITRILKHGLERLGRPIVEIQDAVNASGKHEAFELERRTDLLASIAGIAPMLGFLGTVTGMIEAFQQIQNLQGNVNPSVLAGGIWEALISTAAGLVVGILAFFFYNLLLGRIRRQVNDMERTATDFIDLLQAPAPRR, from the coding sequence ATGATCCTGACGTTTCTTCAGCAGGTCGCCGATTCCGCGGCCGTTGACTCCACCGGCGCCCTGACCGGCCCGGAAACCGCCTCCCGACTCGACGTCATTCTGCAGGGCGGATGGGTGCTGATCCCGATCGTCGTCCTGTCCGTGGTGACGATCATCATCTTCGTGGAGCGGCTCATCAAGCTGCGTCGAGCCTCAGGCGATCCCATCACCGTGATGGACCGCATCAAGGACTACGTGCGCACCGGCAACATCGAGGGCGCCAAGGCCTACTGCGAGGCGCAGGACACGCCGATCACACGCATCCTGAAGCACGGCCTCGAGCGCCTTGGGCGGCCGATCGTCGAGATCCAGGATGCCGTGAACGCCTCCGGAAAGCATGAAGCGTTTGAACTGGAGCGACGGACGGACCTCCTGGCGTCCATCGCCGGAATTGCGCCCATGCTGGGCTTCCTTGGCACCGTGACCGGAATGATCGAGGCCTTCCAGCAGATCCAGAACCTGCAGGGCAACGTGAATCCCAGTGTGCTGGCCGGCGGCATCTGGGAGGCACTTATCTCGACCGCGGCCGGCCTGGTGGTCGGCATCCTGGCGTTCTTTTTCTACAACCTGCTGCTGGGCCGCATCCGCCGTCAGGTGAACGACATGGAGCGCACCGCGACGGACTTCATCGACCTGCTCCAGGCACCCGCGCCGAGGCGATAG
- a CDS encoding biopolymer transporter ExbD: MAGIDFSTDRKPLMSFAQAGLADIVLLLLIFFLLTSSFIPQFGIRVNLPETSAQAPSDPVYVSVAITADGAFYVEQNRVPREGLLDAVQNAVGDRSAMLIRADRDATVDQFATVASIAQALNLRVQMASERAGRRR; encoded by the coding sequence ATGGCAGGCATCGACTTTTCGACTGATCGCAAGCCGCTGATGAGCTTTGCGCAGGCCGGTCTCGCCGACATCGTGCTGCTGCTGCTCATCTTCTTCCTGCTTACTTCCAGTTTCATCCCGCAGTTCGGGATCCGGGTGAATCTTCCGGAGACCAGCGCGCAGGCCCCGAGTGACCCGGTCTACGTGAGCGTGGCCATCACGGCCGATGGGGCTTTCTACGTGGAGCAGAACCGTGTGCCGCGGGAGGGCCTCCTGGACGCCGTGCAGAACGCCGTGGGAGACCGGTCCGCCATGCTGATCCGCGCAGATCGCGATGCGACAGTGGATCAGTTCGCGACCGTGGCGAGCATTGCCCAGGCGTTGAACCTGAGGGTGCAGATGGCGAGCGAGCGGGCCGGGCGAAGGCGGTAG
- a CDS encoding response regulator, with product MIEILVADDHPLMRQALRGVLGAAQGITVVGEAKDGLETMRLAQALRPKLIILDMSMPEPCGIELIQQLSGLEQRVKVLPYSGFKERALVRGALESGAAGYMLKDEPLGNLLIAIDAVQREECWFMGRCYPSVGSALREYVGEPAGGTRSPAAAEVLSAYAQTKLLMSQDTWPGDVRELLTAINTRVWDEDLTIGGLISGFRADGRSLPSRFKRYAGMTPRRYLSYHRVRGARLLVEETGMPLSEAAAWTGFRKCFCASEGVESLLTSAWVSLFRPDSPDGEAPQTSAKTSV from the coding sequence ATGATTGAGATTCTAGTCGCTGATGACCACCCTCTCATGCGGCAAGCACTTCGCGGCGTTCTGGGGGCTGCGCAAGGCATTACCGTGGTGGGTGAAGCCAAGGATGGTCTTGAGACAATGCGATTGGCGCAAGCTCTTAGGCCGAAGTTGATCATTCTCGACATGTCGATGCCCGAACCATGTGGCATCGAACTGATCCAACAACTGTCTGGACTAGAACAACGAGTCAAGGTCCTTCCATACAGCGGATTCAAAGAGAGAGCCCTGGTTCGGGGGGCTTTAGAAAGCGGAGCTGCCGGGTATATGCTCAAAGACGAACCCCTCGGCAACCTATTGATAGCGATTGACGCCGTTCAACGGGAAGAGTGCTGGTTCATGGGCCGGTGTTATCCATCGGTCGGCAGTGCCTTGCGGGAGTATGTTGGCGAACCGGCCGGGGGGACTCGGAGTCCGGCAGCAGCCGAGGTCCTTTCCGCATACGCACAAACCAAGCTCTTGATGTCTCAGGACACTTGGCCCGGTGATGTCAGGGAACTACTGACTGCGATAAACACGAGAGTCTGGGATGAGGACCTCACCATCGGGGGATTGATCTCGGGGTTCAGAGCAGATGGCCGAAGTTTGCCGAGTCGATTCAAGCGATACGCGGGGATGACACCTCGCAGGTACCTCAGCTACCATCGCGTTCGAGGCGCGCGCCTGCTGGTTGAGGAGACAGGCATGCCGCTCTCCGAAGCGGCAGCATGGACGGGCTTTCGAAAGTGTTTCTGCGCTTCGGAAGGCGTGGAATCGCTCCTGACTTCCGCATGGGTGTCCCTTTTTCGTCCGGATTCCCCGGATGGGGAGGCACCGCAGACTAGCGCAAAAACGTCCGTGTGA